A window of the Caretta caretta isolate rCarCar2 chromosome 21, rCarCar1.hap1, whole genome shotgun sequence genome harbors these coding sequences:
- the IL10 gene encoding interleukin-10, protein MKLLTALIFLALIASIKHASCQLSEESCTHLANLLPLRLKDLRIAFGEIKDYFQAKDDELDILLLKEDLLEDFKGYLGCQSVSDMIRFYLDEVLPKAINSSKHIKRSVGSIGNMLQDLRQTLKRCHRFFTCEKRSQTLKEIKETYDKLQEKGIYKAMGEFDIFINYIEEYLMKKMGK, encoded by the exons ATGAAACTTCTCACAGCACTCATTTTCCTAGCCCTGATTGCCAGCATCAAACATGCCAGCTGCCAGCTCTCTGAAGAAAGCTGCACACATCTCGCCAATCTCCTGCCCCTTCGGCTCAAAGACCTGCGGATTGCATTTGGTGAAATTAAAGATTATTTT CAAGCCAAAGACGATGAACTTGACATCTTATTGCTAAAGGAGGATTTACTGGAAGATTTTAAG GGTTATTTGGGCTGCCAGTCAGTGTCAGACATGATCCGATTTTACCTGGATGAAGTCTTACCGAAGGCGATCAACAGCAGCAAACACATCAAGCGGAGCGTGGGCTCGATTGGCAACATGCTGCAGGACCTGAGGCAGACACTGAAGCGCTGT CACAGATTCTTCACCTGCGAGAAGAGGAGCCAGACCTTAAAGGAGATCAAGGAAACATACGATAAG tTACAAGAGAAAGGAATCTATAAGGCAATGGGAGAATTTGACATATTCATTAACTACATTGAAGAATACTTGATGAAGAAGATGGGAAAGTGA